From the genome of Anopheles moucheti chromosome 3, idAnoMoucSN_F20_07, whole genome shotgun sequence, one region includes:
- the LOC128300308 gene encoding mucin-2-like, translated as MHIQRTFVVLSIAFYFNVAATFVCPKYVRDGSREPSSLYAMPHSPTGYVTCVGRIKIEAHCPEGAVWSDSAKTCIRQQSATEIIERSRRNTAIDTETTCATVCPQVFDPRKLVLVNHAACTKYNLCVLGLLLTVSCPNNLRFNKELCQCDFKENVYCEGEDPTTTTIGYESTTTEANIKSTTEEPTTEVTASETTTEEPTTEELTTEVTASETTTEEPTTEEPTTEVTVTESTTEEPTTEEPTTAVTVTESTTEESTTKESTTEVTASETTTGEPTTEEPTTEITVTESTTEEPTTEEPTTEVTASETTTEEPTTEEPTTEVTASETTTEEPTTEEPTTEVTVTESTTEEPTTEEPTTAVTVTESTTEESTTKESTTEVTASETTTGEPTTEEPTTEITVTESTTEEPTTEEPTTEVTASETTTEEPTTEEPTTEVTASETTTEEPTTEEPTTEVTVTESTTEEPTTEEPTTEVTASETTTEEPTTEEPTTEVTASETTTEEPTTEEPTTEVTVTESTTEEPTTEEPTTEVTVTESTTEESTTEESTTEVTASDTTTEEPTTEEPTTEVTVTESTTEEPTTEEPTTAVTVTESTTEESTTKESTTEVTASETTTGEPTTEEPTTEITVTESTTEEPTTEEPTTEVTASETTTEEPTTEEPTTEVTASETTTEEPTTEEPTTEVTVTESTTEEPTTEEPTTEVTVTESTTEESTTEESTTEVTASETTTEEPTTEEPTTEVTVTESTTEESTTEESTTEVTASETTTEEPTTEEPTTEVTVTESTTEESTTEESTTEVTASETTTEEPTTEEPTTEVTVTESTTEESTTEESTTELTASETKTKEPTTEEPTTEVTASDTTTEEPTTEEPTTEVTVTESTTEESTTEESTTEVTASDTTTEESTTEEPTTEVTASETTSEEPTTEEPTTEVTVTESTTEEFTTEESTTEVTASETTTEEPTTEEPTTEVTSSETTSEEPTTEEPTTEVTVTESTTEESTTEESTTEVTASETTTEESTTEEPTTEVTASETTTEEPTTEEPTTEVTVTESTTEESTTEESTTEVTASDTTTEEPTTEEPTTEITVTESTTEEPTTEEPTTEVTASETTTQEPTTEEPTTEVTASETTTEEPTTEEPTTEVTVTESTTEESTTEEPTTEVTASDTTTEEPTTEEPTTEVTSSETTSEEPTTEEPTTEVTVTESTTEEPTTEEPTTEVTASETTTEESTTEEPTTEVTASETTTEEPTTKEPTTEVTVTESTTEESTTEESTTEVTASDTTTEEPTTEEPTTEITVTESTTEKPTTEESTTEVTASETTTEEPTTEEPTTEVTASETTTEEPTTEEPTTEVTVTESTTEESTTEEPTTEVTASDTTTEEPTTEEPTTEVTSSETTSEEPTTEEPTTEVTVTESTTEEPTTEEPTTEVTASETTTEESTTEEPTTEVTASETTTEEPTTDEPTTVATSISTETSSDPITLSTIEVTVEVTSVSTSAPETTTIPSTSSSTETTPVTGSQIVTQISKAFEKISSIFETLAKIFSSSIKNN; from the coding sequence atgcaTATTCAACGAACATTCGTAGTGTTAAGCATTGCCTTTTATTTCAATGTGGCTGCTACATTTGTGTGCCCAAAGTACGTGAGAGATGGTTCCAGAGAGCCGTCCTCACTATATGCAATGCCGCACAGCCCGACGGGTTATGTGACGTGTGTTGGAAGGATCAAAATCGAGGCACACTGTCCGGAAGGTGCAGTGTGGAGTGATAGTGCAAAAACGTGTATACGACAGCAATCCGCAACGGAAATTATTGAACGATCAAGACGAAACACTGCTATAGATACGGAAACCACTTGTGCCACGGTTTGCCCGCAAGTTTTCGACCCGCGCAAGCTAGTTTTAGTGAACCATGCAGCCTGTACGAAATACAATTTGTGCGTGCTTGGGCTGCTGTTGACAGTATCGTGCCCGAATAATTTGAGATTTAACAAGGAACTATGCCAGTGTGATTTTAAGGAAAATGTATACTGTGAAGGGGAAGAtccaacgacaacaacaattGGTTATGAATCTACTACAACGGAAGCAAATATAAAATCCACAACAGAAGAACCTACCACTGAAGTCACAGCATCCGAGACTACAACTGAAGAACCCACAACAGAAGAACTTACCACTGAAGTCACAGCATCTGAGACTACAACGGAAGAACCCACAACAGAAGAACCTACCACTGAAGTCACGGTAACTGAGTCGACTACGGAAGAGCCCACAACAGAAGAACCTACCACTGCAGTCACGGTCACTGAGTCGACAACAGAAGAGTCTACAACAAAAGAATCTACCACTGAAGTCACAGCATCTGAGACTACAACGGGAGAACCCACAACAGAAGAACCTACCACTGAAATCACGGTAACTGAGTCGACTACGGAAGAGCCCACAACAGAAGAACCTACCACTGAAGTCACAGCATCTGAGACTACAACGGAAGAACCTACAACAGAAGAACCTACCACTGAAGTCACAGCATCCGAGACTACAACGGAAGAACCCACAACAGAAGAACCTACCACTGAAGTCACGGTAACTGAGTCGACTACGGAAGAGCCCACAACAGAAGAACCTACCACTGCAGTCACGGTCACTGAGTCGACAACAGAAGAGTCTACAACAAAAGAATCTACCACTGAAGTCACAGCATCTGAGACTACAACGGGAGAACCCACAACAGAAGAACCTACCACTGAAATCACGGTAACTGAGTCGACTACGGAAGAGCCCACAACAGAAGAACCTACCACTGAAGTCACAGCATCTGAGACTACAACGGAAGAACCTACAACAGAAGAACCTACCACTGAAGTCACAGCATCCGAGACTACAACGGAAGAACCCACAACAGAAGAACCTACCACTGAAGTCACGGTAACTGAGTCGACTACGGAAGAGCCCACAACAGAAGAACCTACCACTGAAGTCACAGCATCTGAGACTACAACGGAAGAACCTACAACAGAAGAACCTACCACTGAAGTCACAGCATCCGAGACTACAACGGAAGAACCCACAACAGAAGAACCTACCACTGAAGTCACGGTAACTGAGTCGACTACGGAAGAGCCCACAACAGAAGAACCTACCACTGAAGTCACGGTCACTGAATCGACAACAGAAGAGTCCACAACAGAAGAATCTACCACTGAAGTCACAGCATCCGATACTACAACGGAAGAACCCACAACAGAAGAACCTACCACTGAAGTCACGGTAACTGAGTCGACTACGGAAGAGCCCACAACAGAAGAACCTACCACTGCAGTCACGGTCACTGAGTCGACAACAGAAGAGTCTACAACAAAAGAATCTACCACTGAAGTCACAGCATCTGAGACTACAACGGGAGAACCCACAACAGAAGAACCTACCACTGAAATCACGGTAACTGAGTCGACTACGGAAGAGCCCACAACAGAAGAACCTACCACTGAAGTCACAGCATCTGAGACTACAACGGAAGAACCTACAACAGAAGAACCTACCACTGAAGTCACAGCATCCGAGACTACAACGGAAGAACCCACAACAGAAGAACCTACCACTGAAGTCACGGTAACTGAGTCGACTACGGAAGAGCCCACAACAGAAGAACCTACCACTGAAGTCACGGTCACTGAATCGACAACAGAAGAGTCCACAACAGAAGAATCTACCACTGAAGTCACAGCATCTGAGACTACAACGGAAGAACCCACAACAGAAGAACCTACCACTGAAGTCACGGTAACTGAGTCGACAACAGAAGAGTCTACAACAGAAGAATCTACCACTGAAGTCACAGCATCTGAGACTACAACGGAAGAACCCACAACAGAAGAACCTACCACTGAAGTCACGGTAACTGAGTCAACAACAGAAGAGTCTACAACAGAAGAATCTACCACTGAAGTCACAGCATCTGAGACTACAACGGAAGAACCCACAACAGAAGAACCTACCACTGAAGTCACGGTAACTGAGTCGACAACAGAAGAGTCCACAACAGAAGAATCTACCACTGAACTCACGGCATCTGAGACTAAAACGAAAGAACCCACAACAGAAGAACCTACCACTGAAGTCACAGCATCCGATACTACAACGGAAGAACCCACAACAGAAGAACCTACCACTGAAGTCACGGTCACTGAGTCGACAACAGAAGAGTCTACAACAGAAGAATCTACCACTGAAGTCACAGCATCCGATACTACAACGGAAGAGTCCACAACAGAAGAACCTACCACTGAAGTCACAGCATCCGAGACTACATCGGAAGAACCTACAACAGAAGAACCTACCACTGAAGTCACGGTCACTGAGTCGACAACAGAAGAGTTCACAACAGAAGAATCTACCACTGAAGTCACAGCATCCGAGACTACAACGGAAGAACCTACAACAGAAGAACCTACCACTGAAGTCACGTCATCCGAGACTACATCGGAAGAACCTACAACAGAAGAACCTACCACTGAAGTCACGGTAACTGAGTCGACAACAGAAGAGTCCACAACAGAAGAATCTACCACTGAAGTCACAGCATCCGAGACTACAACGGAAGAGTCCACAACAGAAGAACCTACCACTGAAGTCACAGCATCTGAGACTACAACGGAAGAACCCACAACAGAAGAACCTACCACTGAAGTCACGGTAACTGAGTCGACAACAGAAGAGTCCACAACAGAAGAATCTACCACTGAAGTCACAGCATCCGATACTACAACGGAAGAACCCACAACAGAAGAACCTACCACTGAAATCACGGTAACTGAGTCGACTACGGAAGAGCCCACAACAGAAGAACCTACAACTGAAGTCACAGCATCTGAGACTACAACGCAAGAACCTACAACAGAAGAACCTACCACTGAAGTCACAGCATCCGAGACTACAACGGAAGAACCCACAACAGAAGAACCTACCACTGAAGTCACGGTCACTGAGTCGACAACAGAAGAGTCTACAACAGAAGAACCTACCACTGAAGTCACAGCATCCGATACTACAACGGAAGAACCTACAACAGAAGAACCTACCACTGAAGTCACGTCATCCGAGACTACATCGGAAGAACCTACAACAGAAGAACCTACCACTGAAGTCACGGTAACTGAGTCGACTACGGAAGAGCCCACAACAGAAGAACCTACCACTGAAGTCACAGCATCCGAGACTACAACGGAAGAGTCCACAACAGAAGAACCTACCACTGAAGTCACAGCATCTGAGACTACAACGGAAGAACCCACAACAAAAGAACCTACCACTGAAGTCACGGTAACTGAGTCGACAACAGAAGAGTCCACAACAGAAGAATCTACCACTGAAGTCACAGCATCCGATACTACAACGGAAGAACCCACAACAGAAGAACCTACCACTGAAATCACGGTAACTGAGTCGACTACGGAAAAGCCCACAACAGAAGAATCTACCACTGAAGTCACAGCATCTGAGACTACAACGGAAGAACCTACAACAGAAGAACCTACCACTGAAGTCACAGCATCCGAGACTACAACGGAAGAACCCACTACAGAAGAACCTACCACTGAAGTCACGGTCACTGAGTCGACAACAGAAGAGTCTACAACAGAAGAACCTACCACTGAAGTCACAGCATCCGATACTACAACGGAAGAACCTACAACAGAAGAACCTACCACTGAAGTCACGTCATCCGAGACTACATCGGAAGAACCTACAACAGAAGAACCTACCACTGAAGTCACGGTAACTGAGTCGACTACGGAAGAGCCCACAACAGAAGAACCTACCACTGAAGTCACAGCATCCGAGACTACAACGGAAGAGTCCACAACAGAAGAACCTACCACTGAAGTCACAGCATCTGAGACTACAACGGAAGAACCCACAACAGATGAACCCACCACTGTAGCCACATCCATTTCGACAGAGACGTCATCTGATCCGATTACACTATCTACCATTGAAGTTACTGTGGAAGTAACATCGGTTAGTACATCAGCCCCAGAGACAACTACTATCCCGTCTACGTCTTCCAGTACAGAGACAACACCAGTGACGGGTTCCCAAATAGTAACTCAAATATCGAAAGCATTCGAAAAAATTTCGAGCATATTTGAAACTCTggcaaaaatattttcctcaagcattaaaaataattaa